One genomic region from Phragmites australis chromosome 1, lpPhrAust1.1, whole genome shotgun sequence encodes:
- the LOC133883535 gene encoding ATP-dependent DNA helicase PIF1-like encodes MSDDFRRDQMNSHVVEQMVLLDIRNMLQSMGKDISSFPLPEIEEEHDNMYGVVREIFEERSIEVDHEFASVVSSLNREQRYAYDKILSYVDSGNGTAFFVDGPGGTGKTFIYKALLAKVRSEGKIAVATATSGVAASILPGGRTAHSRFKISLGIQEGGVCNFTKQSETAKLLRMASLILWDEVSMTKRQAIEALDKSLRDIMEKPDLPFGGKTIVFGGDFRQVLPVVRKGTRAQIINATLRKSYLWENMQKLRLVRNMRAQSDPWFSKYLLRIGNGTEETVKDDYVKIPDEICVPYTGAESDIDNLIDRVFPMLATHISNSDYITSRAILSTRNENVDDVNMRLIERFPGEEMVYHSYDLAIDDPNNYYPPEFLNSLTPNGLPPHILKLKVNCPVILLRNLDPANGLCNGTRLIVQAFQRNTIDAKIVLGQHAGKRVFLPRIPLCPSDDEMFPFKFKRNQFPIRVSFAMTINKAQGQTIPHVGIYLPNPVFSHGQLYVALSRATSRRNIKILAASENDASVDSACTLTKNIVYKEVLTS; translated from the coding sequence ACGAGACCAAATGAACTCACATGTAGTTGAACAAATGGTTTTGTTGGATATTAGAAATATGCTACAGTCAATGGGTAAAGACATATCATCATTCCCTCTTCCTGAGATCGAAGAGGAGCATGACAACATGTATGGAGTGGTAAGGGAAATATTTGAAGAGAGATCTATAGAGGTAGACCATGAATTTGCCTCGGTCGTGTCATCTCTCAATCGTGAACAACGGTATGCTTATGACAAAATATTATCCTATGTTGACAGCGGTAATGGAACTGCATTCTTTGTTGATGGTCCTGGAGGGACCGGAAAGACATTCATATACAAAGCTTTGCTAGCGAAGGTCCGTAGTGAGGGAAAAATAGCAGTTGCTACTGCAACATCTGGTGTTGCTGCCTCAATCCTGCCTGGAGGCAGGACTGCACACTCAAGATTTAAGATATCATTGGGCATACAAGAAGGAGGAGTGTGTAACTTTACAAAGCAGAGTGAGACCGCGAAACTTCTTCGAATGGCTTCACTTATATTATGGGATGAGGTCTCTATGACAAAAAGGCAAGCAATTGAGGCACTTGATAAGAGTCTGAGAGACATCATGGAAAAGCCTGATCTACCATTTGGAGGAAAAACGATTGTTTTTGGAGGCGACTTCAGGCAAGTCCTTCCAGTTGTGCGAAAGGGTACAAgagcacaaataataaatgcaaCATTACGCAAATCTTACCTATGGGAAAACATGCAAAAGCTGAGGCTTGTTCGTAATATGAGGGCTCAATCAGATCCATGGTTTTCTAAATACCTACTACGTATCGGGAATGGCACTGAAGAAACTGTGAAAGATGACTATGTAAAGATACCCGATGAGATATGTGTGCCTTACACTGGTGCAGAATCAGACATTGATAATCTTATTGATAGAGTGTTTCCTATGCTAGCAACACACATATCCAATTCAGACTACATCACATCTCGCGCTATTTTGTCAACAAGGAATGAGAACGTCGATGACGTAAACATGAGGCTTATCGAACGATTTCCTGGTGAAGAGATGGTCTATCACAGCTATGATCTTGCAATTGATGATCCAAACAACTACTACCCTCCCGAATTCTTGAATTCTCTAACCCCAAATGGATTACCACCGCACATCCTCAAGTTAAAGGTCAATTGCCCTGTGATTTTGCTCAGAAATCTAGATCCAGCTAATGGTTTGTGTAATGGGACAAGGCTGATAGTCCAAGCATTTCAAAGGAACACTATCGATGCAAAAATTGTGCTAGGTCAACATGCTGGAAAAAGAGTATTCCTACCAAGGATACCTTTGTGCCCATCTGATGATGAAATGTTCCCCTTTAAGTTTAAGAGGAATCAATTTCCTATCAGAGTGAGCTTCGCAATGACGATCAATAAAGCACAAGGACAAACAATCCCTCATGTTGGAATCTATCTACCTAATCCAGTATTCTCTCATGGTCAGCTCTATGTCGCCCTGTCGCGAGCAA